A genomic segment from Chitinophaga niabensis encodes:
- a CDS encoding group II truncated hemoglobin, with product MDNKDQIPSPCEWAGGVEKFEQLTDIFYKKVLQDPILEPVFRHMPAEHSKHVAHFMAEVLMGPKVYTAEYGDNALKHMVGKHIGRKLKEEQRKRWVDLLLESADEIGLANDPEFRSTFIAHLEWGTRVAVLNSQLDENPTTENEQIPEWGWGEVKGPYEVVGSLFQKKK from the coding sequence ATGGACAACAAAGATCAGATCCCTTCCCCCTGCGAATGGGCAGGCGGTGTTGAAAAATTTGAACAGCTTACAGACATCTTTTACAAAAAAGTGCTGCAAGACCCCATCCTGGAGCCCGTATTCCGCCACATGCCCGCAGAACATTCCAAACATGTTGCGCATTTTATGGCAGAAGTATTGATGGGCCCTAAAGTATACACCGCAGAATATGGCGACAATGCGCTCAAACACATGGTGGGAAAACACATAGGCCGAAAATTAAAAGAAGAACAACGGAAGAGATGGGTAGACCTGCTACTGGAAAGCGCAGATGAGATTGGCTTAGCCAACGACCCGGAATTCCGTTCAACTTTTATTGCACATTTGGAATGGGGAACCAGGGTAGCCGTATTAAACTCCCAGCTCGACGAAAATCCCACCACAGAGAATGAACAGATACCGGAATGGGGATGGGGAGA